A segment of the Dermacentor andersoni chromosome 5, qqDerAnde1_hic_scaffold, whole genome shotgun sequence genome:
TTATAATCCATAGGCCCCAAATGGTGCCAGTTCCATTGAAGCGGTAATGGCTTGTGCAACCCTACATCTGAGGCTACAAATGAACCAGTTCAGTTTCACCTTTTCGGTGTTGCAACCTTGAACAGGAGCACTTCAGGTGATGCCCATGTGTCATGAgccaataaaagaagaaagatgaagaaaaagcagaagataagaagaaaacaagaagacaGAAAATAAGAGCGTACGTataaaaagaatacaatatgaaagcagaagaagaagcgCTAAAGTGTGCACGCAGCTACATGGTCAATGGGAGAGGGGACGCGTAGCCGAAGGGAGCAGCCCAGCTGCGCTCTGGGACGAAGGCGAGGAGAAGGGGCTGGAGGCCGAACAGGACGGGTGGATAGCGGAGACATCGGCAACCCAGTGGAAGCAGTTCTTCAGCTGCCGCGGCCACGACCCGCAAGCTGAGTGGACCTCCCACCGGAAGCCACAGTCTCCGCGATTCACCCGTCCTGTTCGGCCTCCAGCCCCTTCTCCCCGCCTTCATCGCAGAGCATAGCTGGGCCGCTCCCTTCGGCTACGTGTCCCTTCTCCCATTGGCCACGTAGCTGCGTGTGCGCTTCTTCTGCTTTCATATTGCATTTTATTTATTCGTACGCTCTTATTTTCtatcttatttttctttatttctgccatagacttcttgtgtcttcttgttttcttctttatttcttcctttattGGCTCATGACACCATGGACAGCTTGCTTGAACTAGTTTCACCACAAAGAACAGCAGTGAGTAGTTTGCGATAGAGACCAGTACATTTTGTGTTTTTGTCACAATAACAACTTCCTGTCGTGACCTGGTGTCAGAAGGATGCTACAAGGTGCACCATTCTACAGTGACTGCACACACTCTGACAGTCAAACAAACTTTAACTATTGTTTTGGTGACCCTGCGGCTGACGTGATCAAGCGCACGCTAGAGGGGCAGTTGAGCTTGCTTCTTCTCCTCTAGCCGGCTATAGCTGCGCATAGCTTTCCGTGTGGCTGAGTGCATAGGCGGCCCATGCAACGCATTCTGGAGGTACGTTACGGTGAGTGCAAAAACAATTGGTGAGCAGAGATGGCTGGTGACTTCACACATACCGTGTTCCCACGCGCCTAGTGTTGGAGGTTGTGCAACATCAAGTTTCCGTaatacagtctacgctcgttacaacggacccacgTACAACAGGCTTTCGGATATCACGGACCACATTTTAACCGTAGTTTGGTctgcctattttattaatgcaacgaagttcgcttttaacggaccGCACTAAAacagactatcggctacagcagacgaaattagcggcaatttttgtcAAGATCGGGCATATAAAACTTACTTTTGCTGTGTTGACacaggctggcaactgacttgtgagggtcagccaacgattgcggctcaatatcTTGCACACGAGGAAAGGAGGAAAGAGGGGCAGAAGTGCGCCATCTTTCGCGCGCAAGGCATAGGGGGAGGCAAGGGAAAGAGGGGGGTTCTACTCCAGTAACTGCTGTTAACGGCGCAGCCGCGACGGCACCGTtttttgaaagcgatctacaatgTGAACAAAGTGTGCACCTACGTGGGCCTCATCTtccaaagcaatctgcgatggggacacagtgcgcctagtgccggtagcttcgtatgtgctatGCTTTTGACGTTTAGTTCACGCTGAACtgagagacagcacaaaggtcaatttgctcgctgctgctgccacgcttatcttgcttaatttactattgcaattgatgcttcacctttcgggcgaaactgcaactttttttgtttgtttactttgGACGTCTGtcctcactctttgcaataaagttgttagacatcacaatgaaagtttcggaagtgaggcgtctCGGATATTACAGACTTCGGATAAGACAGACATTTTTTcttggattatcagggtccgcTGTAACGAGAATCAACTGTATCATTGCTGCCGGTCTTTATCGCACCAGCATTGTGACAGTGAGTGCCCACGGCCATCCAGTGAGATGCTTATGTTTGCTGTGTGTGCATGGCAGCATGCTAGTTAATTTAATTACTTGGCTAAAACATGTTGGCATGCTAGTTAGTTTGGATTCATGATACAGTGTGCAAGCTCCACCGCATGAGGACAGAGatagaaacagacacacacacagtgcTACTTTCAACTACAGATTTTTGCACGtaaaaaacatacacacacacacacacatatcgaCGAATggaaacaaaagtaacaaaatcaaCATCCCGGCATTGGGCATTCCGTGAATTGCGGAGCAGCCCCTGCAGAATGATGCGGAGACGTTGAACCCAAGTCAAGACATGCAAGGGGTGAAGACGCCAGTTTGTTCCTTGGAGGAAAACCCTAGAATGCAAGCTAACatgccaggacgaatttttcttcaattgcgacgcttttctttcgaggaacccgtatggttttcctttgtaacaattgctatgattgggtggatgtctcattttcccttactTTAGTATgcaaatgtttactgcaatttatatggccaataaaaatTAAATCTTATATTGTTTAtatgtctaatactttgctattgcTATCAATTCTTCACCTGTCGGCAGAAACtgcaaccttcttttcttttttttttcagatttgttTCACAGAACAGGAAATATCACAGAAAGCATATGTACTGCAATTTGAAGATCTATGAAGTCAAGGAAGAGTGCACCACAGTGCGTCAGTGTGAATGTTACAGCAAATATGTACATCTTGATCAACACTATGTTATGATGCACGAGAGGAGCCTGATAGAAAACTGTCAGCAACCAATCCAAGTATTGCTAGTTTGGTTGCGCAAAGCAGCCATGGCATAGACTGTAGTTACAATGCTCAGCTTGCGAACATACCATTGTTGGTTTGATCATAGGTCGATATCTCCTTTCTCGCCACATTGTGCCATGTCTCATTCAAAGGATAACAAACACGACCAATCCATTCTCTAGGTCACAACTGCTTTTCACAGTAAAAGTCAGAGCCCCATCCAGGTGCCAATTAATTCTGTCTGCCGAAAATTTAGTTTTGCCGTATTTCTTGCATCTGCAGAATTGTTAAAAGCATACAGCTGCAGAACAGATTAAGAATTTTCGTTTCTTCAGTGAGTGCTTGTCCAGCTTACAGAATATAGATTCCATGCGAGAACTCTCCACAGGGAAAATCAGATATGAAACGTGAATTATTTCATGATTAGCATACTTGGAAAGCACCAATCCAGCCTCTTGAAAATCCTGCCTGGCATAAAGCTCAGTGAAAAACAACGAAAGAAGGGAAACGTCATTTTACTAAAACATGTTATACATATTACTCCTTTTGTGCTACAGTTGGGTGGGTGAAAGTTCTTCCCTTTCATTATAAGAGCTTGCAGCACAGGTCGAATCAGAAGTGCTTAAAGATGTATGTGACAGGTTTTAACTATGATTAAATTCTTCAGTGCCTTTGCCTTTGATGCACTATCTCGACTACAATTCTGCACGCAATACCTGAAGGGGATATATATCAGACCAGCAAAGTAGAATCTTGGGGTCACCATTGACAGCAGTGGTTGCCCTCCTCTGAGCTTTTGAAACTTCTTTTCATGGCTCGCTGCCATGACTTGTTCTTATGATTATGTTGTTGCTATGGTAACATTTGTAGCTCAAAGCAAGGCCGAGGAACAGCTTCTGCTGTTTATGCATGCACATTTTTCAATGTTTGTCATCACTTTTTGCTGCACACATTTAATGCTTCAAGGGGTTTAGAAAAGTGTGCATGGACAGCATGAGACATAACTTCGGCGAGTAAAGATAGAGTAAGCTTCACTTAGATGCACAGCTGTCGCAGATTTTTTATTAACAATCACAGATACCCTGACCCAGCATACCAAGAGAGTGTTGTACCTTTTTTTCCTGTCTATGCAAACCCCTAAAGAAAGGACTCTGCATGACAGTGGGCAGGCTTGCCACCTTGACCTGAGGCACTGCAGGCAAGGTGTAGGGTGGTCTACTTGAAGGCCAACACTGCTGCCGTCACAAGACTGAGACCAAGCACAAAAAAGCCTGTCGTGTAGAGTTCCTTGAGGCCATAGCCAAGGCCCAAATCCCAGGCCTGAAAGCACAAGTTTCATGTTCTGCAACCTGGCCTGTTATACATGGCTATATACACTTACTAGTAGGTATTGCATTAGAGTAAGTAGTGCACAGAGTCTTGATTTTAATTGCATAGCAGTGTAGctctgcttttcttttcctgctCGAGTCAACAATAATGCCAGTGGTAGCACTAACTTTAACTAGACAACCAACGAAGACAACCAACTATAGCGTGCACAAAACTGCCAGTgaatttttctgtcttttcttggCACTACAGCTtatagtacagtgcagtccacttataaagATACCACATGTAACAATATATCGCTTATAAAAATGAGTTGAGTTCAGAGTATCaatttatgcattaggtctatgagaaaaaaacaaacatataTAATGAtatgttattcaccgcatatcggatataatgaTCGAAATTCTGCCTTTTTGGCGAcgttttccatgcagaataaACGTGAAATTTGCTTTGCTAAGTTCAGCTTAACCCGAAACGGGGCAAAAAGTTTGCCTACGTGAGTTcttatctgccgccattaccgcacaGCGCGTCCTGGCAGCGTGCCGATTCAGAGCATCGCAAGTAGGCGCTGCATGCCACAAGATGGTGCCAGCTGCTTCACGTCCGCAAACACAAAGAACACGCTATGTGCGGTGTGGTGTCCACGCTGTCAGCGCGATGGTTTTGTGCAACTACTTCGGTGTAATTGGCAGTCACGTCATGGAGAGTCAGTGAGTCAGCGCAATTTCTGCGCCCATCGATACGCCGTCAACGAGTGGTACAGTGGAACGGGTGTGACTGCTAGGCCTCATGCGGCTCACACGCCTGTCCATGCTTGATGGTGGTTGAGGTGGTGAGCACGAGGTGGCATTGGTGTTGTGCCGTGAAGTTCAAACTGCTCCAAACGCTATGGCGAAGGATAACAGATGGGGGCAGCGAGCAGATGAGTCACTGGTGCACTGCGACAGGTACGATAGGTGGCTCTACCTCGATGAAACAAGTTTCGAGGATGAGGAAGCTACAAACACAGCGGACGGTTTCGGGTGCAAGCTGTGCATTTGGGTGGACAGCTTACACGAGAGCATACAGGCTGCGAAATTAGAAGTGGTCATGCTTAGAGTAAGGGTGGAAAGCCTACAGGTGAAACTGCACGGCACAGAAACAGAAGTGGTGGCACTCTGCGATACACTGCAGCTGGTGCGAGCCAAAGTTCCATGAATTGCAGAGCAGCCCCTGCAGAATGATGCGGAGACGTTGAACCCAAGTCAAGACATGCAAGGGGTGAAGATGCCAGTTTGTTCCTTGGAGGAAACCCCTAGAACGCAAGCTAGCATGCCAGGATCAACCAAAGGCACAACGTCTAGTTCGCCAAAACAAACAGAGGATGGTCCTCATGGGCATACCAAAGACATCCAAGTGCAACTGCCACCAAAAGAGACACCTAGGGATGTCGAGATAATGAAGCGAACGAGTTTTTCTTCGTGTGTAAGTCAGCAAGTGAGCCTGTATTCGCAGAAAGACCTCACTGAATTGACATGTGGTAAACAGGCCAGGAACAACATCTCCACCTCTGGGGCCTATGTAACAACTGATGACAGCAGTGATGTATGGAAGGAAGGCAATAGCAAGCAACGCAAGGACACCATCCAGTTGGACTTACCGCATGAGGTATTGCTGCTGGGCGACGGCAATGTTCCCCGAGTGGCGGAGGCACTTCAATGTATACTGGTCGTGAAGGTGAGCGTGAAGACCTGCTCGGCAAGACACGCTACAGGCAAGTATGCGCACTGGTTGCTGCTTCGCCACCACGGCCAATCAAGTCAGAAACCCCCTTTATTGGTCCTGCACCTAGGCACGGTTGATGTGCTTAAGAGAGCCCAACCTCATGTTGTTGCTGCAGCCATAAAGAAATGGTGACCGCGTACGCACCAGCACTGATTGTTTGCTCGGTGCTGGAGGTGGTCGCGTCGGATGAGGCAAAAGCGCGAGCAGTCATGCTGAACGCGGAAATGAGGAAGCTGTGTGCCTCTGTTAGTGCAAAGTTCCTGGACAACACACAAGTGGAGGAAGGAGAGGGACATCTTGCACGGGACGGAGTTCACTACCTTGCCAACACAGCACATCAAGTGGCCGGTCACATTGGGAAAGCAGCATGCCATATTTTAGGACTTGTGGAAGAAGAAAGTGCAGCTCTCAACCTCACCGTCCCacgaaaagaaaatgttcaacTGGGAAAGTACCTGTCACAGTGCCTCGATCCCCAGGCTCCCAGATTGGTTCCCTCAAGCCTGCAGCAGAGTTCTCTCTGCGTGGGGAACACGCGACTTGCTCCTCCAACAACAGAACAACGGGACAAATCAGGCCACAGTTTCCAGTGCTTCCCAGTGCCAACCACCGGCACCGATACAATGGGCTCAGCTACTGAGCTGGGACAAACCAGTGCATGCTGCTTCCTTGAACCAACCCTCCCGGAGCTCATCGATGGTGTGCCCGGCAGATCAGGCCATGCTGCCTCAGCCAGTACCCCACAGCTACCTTTGACAACGCCACAGTCACTTCCCCCATCTCGTGCAGTGCCGCCGCCCAACATGGGATTCGACCTAGCCCGCATGGTTGGTCGCCTTGTGCGCCAACACATGACCCAGCAGTGGTACCAGGCAACGCAATAAGACCCAGATGGCAAGCCTCAGAGCACATGCTTTATAACTATTGCACAGCTCCCAACGTAAATGTCACGGAAATACAGGGCGATACAGCATACCAACAATGAGCCCGGTGTTCAGCCAAGCACACAGGGCCGGTCAGGCAACACATCCACAAAAGGAAACGCCAGTCAAAGTGGCAATGCTTCAGATTGGGGTTCTTAAACCTCAACGTGGCTTGCCAGCAGCAAAAGTGGGTGCAATTATACCATACTCTCAGTGTAGAGAAGTTTTCTCTACGCAGTGGCAGAAACTCACCTGCGGGACCTTGAAGAGTCCCCAATACATTCAGAGTGGTGCTGGGTGGGCCAGAACAGATCTGCCCAAAGTCACAAAGGGGGAGGGGTCGGTTTGTTGTGGCGTCGTGGGCTTCAGTGGCAACGTCTTGATGGGGACTGCTGAGACCACCTTTGGGTAGCTTGGGATGTGCTTGGCGTGACCACTGCAGTGTGTGTTGTGTACATGTCAGTGCAAGGTCTCAATAAAGAAAATGTGCAGCTTATGGAGTGTGTCCGCAATGACGCACAAATGCTGCGGGGCGGCAAGGAGCTCATCATTTTTGGCTACTTTAACGCCCATCTCAGTGAACTAGACGGCCATACTGATGCAAACGACAAGCTCCTTCTGCAGTTGACAGATGATTTGGACCTTGTGATTGTGAATCTTGAACCACACTGTGAAGGACAGTTCACATGGTGTGCTCGTGGCAGTAGCACAACCATCGACTATGCCCTTCTCTCACACCGCCTTGGAATCTGTCTTCATAGATGCATGATAGACGAGGAAGGCGCAAATAGCCTCAGTAGTGACCACAATTGCCTAAGGATCAACTTTAGTAATTCAGGCCGACCTGGCCCTAACAGCAAAAGACGGCAGAAATCCAGCATATACTTGCCAAGCCGGGCCATAGAGGTGGCCGCCACGAACTTTGAGGCCAGTGAAAAAAAGCTGCACGGCCACTACCTATAAGGAATACTTGTCTGCCCTGTCATCTGTTATGCAAGGCCATATGGTTCGTGACATACGGTCAACACGTGCAACGACAAATCCATGGTGGGACGGTGAGTTTGAGGAGGCACGGCAGGCAAAACGGCAGCCCCTCCACTCGCTAGCAGTTGTGGGTTCACAGAGTGACGCTGGCAGGTCAGCAAGCGCATGGTGGATCATAGTCTGGTGCATCTTAGCACATGCACAGCTGCTGGACCAGACTGTATGCCAGCATGTTTAATGAAGAGCCTGGGACCTGATGCACGGGAACAACTGGCCACTCGGCTGACTAGCATCCTTAGAGGCGTACAGATCCCAATGGACTGGCGGCAGGGTTGCATAACGTTTATTCTCAAGCAAGGAGGCAAGACAGAGTTTCTCCAGAGCTACCGACCGATCACAGTCACAAGCGTTCCTTACTGGTTGTTCGCCCGAGTACTAAAGGAGTGGATCAGTGCCTGGGCAGAGGCTAAGCACATGCTGACAGAAATACAAAACGGCTTTCGTTCGGGTCGCCAACTGGAGGATAATATCTTAATCCTCACTCGGTGCACGAAAATAGCTAGGTGCGAGGAACGGTCTCTGCTATGCTGCTTCCTTGATGTCGAGAAGGCATACAACAATGTACCACATGCACCTCCGTTTGACTGCCTTGCCGCTTTGGGTAGGCTGGAAGCGTTGTTGTCAATAGTCTGACCTTTGTGTACAGGGAACAGTGTCACGGCGCACTTTGGAGCTGTTGAGTCCGAGCCTGTCACAGTGGTCAGGGGTCTTTGTCAGGGTTACCCGCTGTCGCCACTGCTGTACATCATTTATGTCTCCAGCACTGAGCGAAAGCTTTTGAACTCTGGCCTCGGCATCCGCCTCAGGTACACTACCACGGGGATAGACGAGAACAACAAACTGCCGGCCTTGGCTTTTGTGGATGACACAGTGGTGATGGCAGAGTGTGCACGGGACCTTGCCAGATATCTGCCAGTTGGAGATCTCTGATCTAGGGTTTCACTTCAGCGCCAAAAAGGCTGCGGTGGTCCAACTTGTGGGTGACTCGACAGGTGACATCTCGGTGGCCTTGGATGGAGAGCAGCTGATCCGCCAATCTgtgtacaaatatcttggtgtgcaGCTGTCCACGGCAGCAGGTGTGTACGACATCCATGATGAAAAACTTCCTCACTGGACTCGGGACACAGTGCATATTGCGTTTCCGTTGTTTGTGGAGATGTAATCAATACGTCATGGTACGAGAGTTAGGGAAACTCGTGCACGTACCAAGCCTGTCGTTTGCCAACGCTGTTGTTTGTCTGCCAGCACCCGTGGATGGCTTAAGCAGCGGCAAGGGGGGGTGGGACGTGTTGCGCTCGGCTGTCATGAGAAAGTGGCTAATGAAGCAGTGCAAGGGGACATGGGGTAGTCAGCTTTGAAGCGCGGGAGGTGGCCAGTGAGCTGACATTTTGCGGCCGCCTGCTCTTCATGCAGCGAGATCGATGGGCACGATGTATTCGGATATTACATGGTCACATGCCTTCGTACGGTGTGGGAGAGGAGTGTCAATCGATTGGAGAAGCTGTTTGGTTTTTTAAAGGAACCGCTGAATGCAGAGGGCGGACAGGCTTACGCAGACGAGGTACGCCAAAGGGATGAGGAGAGACGCAGGTGCAAGAATGACAAGAGGACAAGTCAACACTCACCCTACATCGTCAACACAAACGCAACATTGCCACTGTGCACTTGCACGACACCACCTTCGGAAGCATGCTGCTGTTCGAGGCGAGGGTGGGAGCCCTTCGGACACTTGTGCGCGTGAAAATGTATAACAGTGCTGTGACTAATGTGTTGTGCCACGCATGCAGAAGTGCAGATGAAACGATCGAAACAAGTGGTGTTGAACTGCAACCAACTAGGCGGCCCCATAATGGGAAACACAAGCCTCGACGTTGCACTGGGTTTTAAACATGAATGGGAGTAGTTGACAACTGTGCTGTAATGCTGACCAAGCAGCACCTTGAGTGTTGGAGAGGAGCAACGCTCAAGTGTTGATAGTTGTGTGCACTACTGCGCCCCTTGCTTTTCCTCCGCCCTGCACTTGTGTGTTGTGTAGTTGCGTGCACCACTGTGGCCCTTCATTTCTCTCCCCCATTACTTGCAGGTCATTTGTTTACagttctgtttatttatttatgttgttttttgttttgtttttttccttctttttttagtaGCTAGGGCGTGCAATTGACATGCCTGCCCGTTGCAAACGGTGAAGCCgcattgcatcatcatcatcacagcgTCGCCGGGAAGcgtgcagagaaagaaaaaaaacatcgagAAGCGAATTGCGCCTGTGCTCCCTTACTACAATCTCCCTCCTCTTGCTCAGGGAGCGCGGAAATGCACCACGGAAGCAGCGGTCGGTGCACCGACAAAGTGCAAAGCTGTATCACTTGCaacgaagctgcaaattttgcaagactcgCACAGTCAATGATATCGACGATTCTGAAAACCACAAGTGCCATGATCATGAAGGCTGTAATTAGTGACCGTGCCGAAGAACGAAAACAGCGGGCTTGGTGCGCTAGGGCGAAACCCCCATGTGTGAAAACAACACGGTGGCAGCCGCTGACATTGCCGAACTGTGGGAGCACTTCGCTAATGGCGATAAAATAGGTGGTGCTTCGACggaggagtttctgagtgcagGTAGCACTGCCTCGTTTTGCGTCGGGGTGATCGTTGTCGCAACAGATGGTGGCGTTGTGAGGCGGAGGCGACGAGGTTGACAGTGGCCCATCTTCAAAACCGACCCCAATgttcacgcaaagtgcactgtcgtcgatagaGTTGCACATTTATTTCATGCACTCTAAATTATAGCTGCCACTGTTTGCGCCGCTGCTGGATGcgatgcacaccgcggttgtgaacctgaaacttccGCGAAAGCAAGtacagatttcggactatttcagCGCGCCTAACGCTTGACATGCTGTTTAGAGGTATACATAAACATCTTATTTTTCACAGCCTTCTTTCTACAATGTCAATTCTTTATCGTATGTGGCAAATTTGGTTTTGGAGCTACGAAGGTAtgttcagcagctttttctttctttttgtacggCAGTCCAGATCTAGCGATGATCGGTTATAATGATCGGACCTTTCGTTcttcttgatatcgttataaATGGACTGCACTGTAGTTTACATTTTGCTCTCAACACTCCCTTTTCTGTCAAGGATGTTACATTAAGGTTTTAAATGTGCAAATGATACTAGACATTCAGTGCAAGTTCTATTTCTGTTCCGACTAACAGCTGACGTATGAGCCACTAAACTCAACCGCAAGTATGGCAGTGCTGAATGCAAAATGCTGAATATATAGAAAGTCTCATCCCACAACAAGATATTAAAGGAAGTGTGCCAGCAGTCTCTCAAGAAATAGCATAGGGTTAGGCACCAAATTGCGACAAGAAGATTCCTGCATATTATGGTCTTCCTTTAAGCTGGATGGTCTCAGAGGAAACCCTGACGTTCACACACAACTCACCAGGTGGCGCATGCCATTGAAAGTGTGGTAGCAGAGAGCAAAGGCCAGGCCAAGCTTCACTGGGAAAGTGAGGATGGGtgagatgtgcatggcctgcagGGCCTCCACATAGTGCGGGAACTGGTGCGAGCAGACAAATGGCATCACACCCATTCCATACAGGCCTGGGCACGAGAAACAAATATGTCGTGGTCATAAAGTGAAGCTATTCACACTTATAGCAAGTTCATACGTTAAAGGGGCCCCGACATACTTTTTGAGCATGATAAACGAACTTGGTTATACTGTACTGTCATGAAAATCTGAGCCAAATGTTAATTCTATACATGCAGCTGGGATTTTATAATTTCGCTCTTAAAGGCTGCTGATCTTCCACAACTTTTCAAAACCTTCGCTACTATGTTTTGTTACTTCTATGCAGAATTCTGATAGACAACAAGGCTATACTGCaccaacgaaagaaagaaagcagaaatcTGATCCTTTTTAGGGTAGTTGAACCACCCTGCAAGTGATATGTATGATGCTACAGCCTATGACATTAGTCGCACAAGGAAGAGTCGTGTCACATAACCTCCACGTCATACCAATAAAGCTCAGTGTGATAATGAGCGGATAAGGTGGGTGTTTCCACGTTAGATCGCAGTGACGTACAGGCACTGGGGTTTTATAGTGAAATTCAAGAAATGGAAGTTTGGCTCTTATGTTACTTTCCAATAATCACAAGATTAATTAAAATAGAGCTTTTAAGGAATACTTTATCTGTCTAAAGAGTTTTGGtgttctctttagtgtccttaCAATTTAATGTGGCTCTTTTCTTTAGATGAGAACAGTTGTGAAACCCAAATGTGCTTGTAATGCATAAGATGTCAGTAACAGTTGTTGCCGCTGATTTATATTCCTCTAGCATTTCATAAACAGCAAGACACATACAGACAGACTGGAATTCACTAATCTCTTCGGACTCTGTGTCTTCCCTCGTGGAAAACGGTTTCATCATTTgcaaagcttaaagggacactaaaggcaaattataagtcaatgtggactgtttgaataccattccagaaacattGCGACACTTGTTTCGTGACAAGAAAGGgcttagtttatgagaaaattgcatctgaaaggtCTGAATACCTTTCTTGAAATTCAAGTCTCCCACCACCCAACCGGGGGtgtggtgacattgcatacgccatTACCATCCTTTGCTGTTGTgagtgagtaaaacggcacctgACAGATGGCAGCagcgagccaagacagagcagtggattcgccgctgcagctggtttTTGGTCAAGTGATGTAGACCGTTTGGGCATCCTACAACATAAAACTGAAGTTGAATTtcctgctacttgcagtttgtgagagtttcgcgagccagcaaacccagtgcagcactacgtgataacgaaactgctgaaaagcaaaagcgtgggcggcgcagagtcgagcgaaaacaaaacctttcgaccacctgcgTCGTCATCAAGGGTAATGTCAATgacttcttttttctaaaaatgaaatagaactggataagTTGCATTTTACTTCgttttataatacaatacaatgatggttttttgcaacgagtggttgggtaatagtg
Coding sequences within it:
- the LOC126532336 gene encoding succinate dehydrogenase cytochrome b560 subunit, mitochondrial-like isoform X1 — encoded protein: MAYAMRFANRASALSLLRPVTASPAACFAPMSAMSPKQAQVTEHFFKKNKSLKRPLSPHLSIYAPQMTSMLSLTHRATGCGMAVCLYGMGVMPFVCSHQFPHYVEALQAMHISPILTFPVKLGLAFALCYHTFNGMRHLAWDLGLGYGLKELYTTGFFVLGLSLVTAAVLAFK
- the LOC126532336 gene encoding succinate dehydrogenase cytochrome b560 subunit, mitochondrial-like isoform X2, which translates into the protein MSAMSPKQAQVTEHFFKKNKSLKRPLSPHLSIYAPQMTSMLSLTHRATGCGMAVCLYGMGVMPFVCSHQFPHYVEALQAMHISPILTFPVKLGLAFALCYHTFNGMRHLAWDLGLGYGLKELYTTGFFVLGLSLVTAAVLAFK